A genomic stretch from Bifidobacterium sp. ESL0769 includes:
- a CDS encoding NAD(P)-dependent oxidoreductase — translation MEYIETQSEHTELPLVVIPSMFEAMYQPIATSMRMLHNVARIRMYKDFNIEPDTILERCKDADIVVVIGFHVTGRLLDELGTHVRCFVFGGTGVANFIDLNRTRELGIRVCNTVHYGDETVAEYTFALIFELARSVGAMDRSIREGNWSGLEGTSLKEKTIGLIGFGGIGQTVARIADGFGMHTLVWNSHVNAATARSLRATPVDGIGELIAHSDIISLHLPLNDETQRVVTAADLDRLKPGSYFINTARAELIEEGALVNRLKRGDVKAAIDVYDKEPLPADDPLRSVPSTILTPHVAWRADDAYRDLSRQLARSIHAFCNGERFNVVE, via the coding sequence ATGGAGTATATCGAAACGCAATCCGAACACACTGAGCTGCCGCTGGTGGTCATCCCCTCAATGTTCGAGGCCATGTACCAGCCAATCGCCACCAGCATGCGCATGCTGCATAACGTCGCGCGCATAAGGATGTACAAGGATTTCAACATCGAGCCCGACACCATCCTCGAGCGCTGCAAAGACGCCGATATCGTCGTGGTCATCGGCTTCCATGTCACCGGCAGACTGCTTGACGAACTCGGCACCCATGTGCGCTGCTTCGTCTTCGGCGGCACCGGCGTCGCCAATTTCATCGATCTCAACCGCACCCGCGAGCTGGGTATCCGCGTTTGCAACACTGTCCATTACGGCGATGAAACCGTTGCGGAATATACGTTCGCGCTGATTTTCGAACTTGCACGTTCGGTCGGCGCGATGGACCGCAGCATCCGGGAAGGCAACTGGAGCGGGCTTGAGGGCACGTCGCTTAAGGAAAAGACGATAGGGCTTATCGGTTTCGGAGGCATCGGCCAGACCGTCGCTCGCATCGCTGACGGCTTCGGCATGCATACACTGGTCTGGAATTCCCACGTCAACGCCGCCACAGCGCGCTCCCTGCGAGCAACGCCCGTTGACGGCATCGGCGAACTTATAGCCCATTCGGATATCATAAGCCTTCATTTGCCGCTGAACGACGAGACGCAAAGAGTCGTCACCGCCGCCGACCTCGACCGACTCAAGCCGGGTAGCTATTTCATCAACACAGCACGCGCCGAGCTCATCGAGGAAGGCGCTCTGGTCAACAGGCTCAAGCGCGGTGACGTCAAGGCCGCCATCGACGTCTACGACAAGGAACCGCTGCCAGCAGATGACCCGCTGCGTTCGGTTCCGAGCACCATCCTCACCCCGCATGTCGCCTGGCGCGCGGACGACGCCTACCGCGATCTTTCGCGCCAACTTGCCCGCTCGATTCACGCCTTCTGCAACGGCGAGCGCTTTAACGTGGTCGAATAG
- a CDS encoding ABC transporter permease, translating to MRFVIRRFLLFVAALLAISVVIFAALRILPGDVASVMAGLNAPPERVEQLRSQMGLDRPLIVQYFTWMGGLLRGNFGTSLLTGRSISSTVAMRASVTFPLIVLGLVVALAIGLTLGVVATLATRPAVRSAFHFVAIVGGAIPALWGGLLLILLFGRGTGLLGILPSQGFPEAGWGSFGSALASLVLPALTVGIIDGASLMRYTRSALGDVMNSGYMDQAMACGYTRRQAALKVGLRLATPQLVSVVGLMFAGMITGVMVIENLFALPGIGAGLVTDLGNRDLIAVQSELFMLAAFFLFVGFLVDLLHRFLDPRLKHAVQGGAQ from the coding sequence ATGCGATTCGTCATTCGACGGTTCCTGCTGTTTGTGGCGGCGCTGCTTGCCATTTCGGTGGTGATTTTCGCGGCGCTGCGCATTCTGCCCGGCGACGTGGCCAGCGTGATGGCCGGGCTCAATGCGCCTCCGGAACGTGTGGAGCAGTTGCGCTCGCAGATGGGGCTCGACAGGCCGCTGATTGTGCAGTATTTCACCTGGATGGGCGGTTTGTTGCGCGGCAACTTCGGCACCTCGCTTCTGACCGGCCGTTCCATCAGCTCGACCGTTGCCATGCGTGCCTCGGTCACGTTTCCGCTGATTGTGCTGGGACTTGTCGTGGCGCTCGCCATCGGCTTGACACTTGGGGTGGTGGCCACTTTGGCCACGCGTCCGGCGGTGCGTTCCGCTTTCCACTTCGTCGCCATCGTAGGTGGCGCCATCCCGGCGCTGTGGGGAGGCCTGTTGCTGATTCTGCTGTTCGGACGCGGTACCGGATTGCTAGGCATTCTGCCCTCGCAAGGGTTCCCCGAGGCCGGTTGGGGCAGCTTCGGTTCGGCGTTGGCTTCGCTGGTATTGCCGGCATTGACAGTCGGCATCATCGATGGTGCGAGCCTGATGCGCTATACGCGCTCGGCGCTGGGCGATGTGATGAATAGCGGGTATATGGATCAGGCGATGGCCTGTGGCTATACGCGTCGTCAGGCCGCGCTCAAGGTCGGGCTGAGGCTGGCCACCCCGCAGTTGGTGAGCGTGGTCGGGCTGATGTTCGCGGGCATGATCACTGGCGTCATGGTCATCGAAAACCTCTTCGCGCTGCCCGGCATTGGAGCGGGCTTGGTCACCGACCTTGGCAACCGTGACTTGATTGCGGTACAAAGCGAACTTTTCATGCTGGCTGCTTTCTTCCTCTTCGTTGGTTTCCTCGTCGATCTGCTGCACCGTTTCCTTGACCCTCGTCTGAAGCACGCTGTACAAGGAGGTGCACAATGA
- a CDS encoding helix-turn-helix transcriptional regulator: protein MTKLNTTLKQVRQKAGITQSELAALVGVRRETIIRLEAGAYNPSLKLALDIAHVFDTTVEKLFSFDG from the coding sequence ATGACGAAGCTTAACACCACACTCAAACAGGTCCGGCAAAAAGCCGGCATAACCCAATCCGAGCTTGCCGCGCTCGTCGGAGTGCGACGCGAGACCATCATCCGGCTGGAGGCAGGGGCTTATAACCCTTCGCTCAAACTGGCTCTCGACATTGCCCACGTCTTCGACACCACCGTCGAAAAGCTGTTTTCCTTTGATGGATAA
- a CDS encoding ABC transporter ATP-binding protein codes for MSVDVKQLGVSIAEKPIVRGVDLHIGDGERVGLIGSSGSGKSMISKAMLGLLPTNATTEGSVILGDTQVIGANETVLASLRGRYVGVVFQNPASSLNPVLTVGKQVELPLKLHYNLDKADRQKRVSAMFEKVGLDEATAKKYPSELSGGQQQRVGIATALITSPRLIIADEPTTALDSITQRQIVDLLVTLVDKAGASMLFITHDFSVLARATTRCYVLDNGRIIESGTTADLLGNPQNEQTKKLVGAARELTLQRKQDGDD; via the coding sequence ATGAGCGTTGACGTGAAACAGCTTGGCGTTTCCATTGCCGAAAAGCCGATTGTTCGTGGTGTCGATTTGCATATCGGTGACGGCGAGCGGGTCGGTCTCATCGGCTCGTCCGGTTCCGGTAAGTCTATGATTTCCAAGGCGATGCTTGGACTATTGCCGACGAATGCAACAACGGAAGGTTCCGTTATCCTTGGCGATACGCAGGTTATTGGGGCGAACGAAACCGTTCTGGCAAGCCTGCGCGGGCGTTACGTCGGTGTGGTGTTCCAGAATCCAGCATCATCGCTGAATCCGGTTTTGACTGTTGGCAAACAAGTTGAACTGCCGTTGAAACTCCATTATAACTTGGACAAGGCTGACCGTCAGAAGCGTGTTTCTGCGATGTTCGAAAAAGTGGGGCTTGACGAGGCCACAGCGAAAAAATATCCCAGCGAGCTTTCCGGCGGCCAACAGCAGCGCGTCGGAATCGCCACGGCCTTGATTACCTCACCTCGCCTGATTATCGCCGACGAACCTACAACCGCGCTCGACTCCATCACTCAGCGTCAGATCGTTGATTTGCTGGTAACGCTTGTCGACAAAGCCGGCGCTTCTATGCTTTTCATTACCCATGATTTCTCCGTGCTCGCCCGTGCTACGACGCGGTGCTATGTGCTTGATAACGGTCGGATTATCGAATCGGGAACTACTGCTGATTTGTTGGGTAATCCGCAAAACGAACAGACGAAAAAACTGGTCGGTGCGGCCAGAGAGCTGACATTGCAACGAAAGCAGGATGGCGATGATTGA
- a CDS encoding dipeptide/oligopeptide/nickel ABC transporter ATP-binding protein, with product MIDQQMLLTGKGISRVFGKGKNRQTALDDVSVEVRSGECLALIGGSGSGKSTLTRILLGLDQPTSGTVTFEEQPVDGRKSSGYEALRRKSSLVFQSPFTSLDPRWTVAKSVAEPLNIQRKRSKMDNLDIAAKVRESLTLVGLDPEEFLNRYPVDLSGGQAQRVAIARALVTDPKLIVADEPMSAIDVAARLQILEAFASIRKSRPETAIIMISHDLGVVQHIADRIVVLHDGKVVESGSTDDVLNRPQTVYTRELVTAASL from the coding sequence ATGATTGATCAACAGATGCTGCTGACTGGCAAAGGAATCAGCCGAGTTTTCGGAAAAGGCAAGAACCGGCAGACCGCGCTGGACGATGTCAGCGTCGAAGTGCGGTCGGGGGAGTGCCTTGCGTTGATTGGCGGTTCCGGTTCGGGCAAATCGACGTTGACGCGGATTTTGTTGGGACTTGACCAGCCGACTTCGGGAACGGTGACGTTTGAAGAACAGCCTGTTGACGGTCGCAAATCCTCTGGATATGAGGCTTTGCGACGTAAATCAAGCCTCGTGTTCCAGAGCCCGTTCACCTCGCTTGACCCACGTTGGACGGTGGCAAAGTCCGTGGCGGAACCTCTGAACATTCAACGGAAACGTTCGAAAATGGACAATCTGGATATAGCTGCGAAAGTGCGTGAATCTTTGACCCTTGTTGGCCTTGATCCCGAAGAGTTCTTGAATCGTTATCCCGTCGACCTTTCCGGTGGGCAGGCGCAGCGCGTCGCCATCGCCCGCGCATTGGTCACCGATCCCAAGCTCATCGTCGCCGACGAGCCCATGAGTGCCATCGACGTGGCTGCGCGCTTGCAGATACTTGAGGCGTTCGCCTCCATCCGCAAGTCACGACCGGAGACGGCCATCATCATGATTTCGCACGATTTGGGCGTGGTGCAGCATATCGCCGACCGTATCGTCGTCCTTCACGATGGCAAGGTAGTGGAAAGCGGCAGCACCGATGACGTGCTGAACCGTCCGCAAACTGTCTATACCCGCGAACTGGTTACGGCTGCATCCCTATAA
- a CDS encoding ABC transporter permease, translating to MARSSKQGSGNAKDRPSSKLIIVLRSIWRRGEGKFALAVLALWVAVSLISLVWTPQSLWKTDGYHVWAKPSAEHWLGTDGTGADVFSWLMAGARTNLFIAVLAVVFAGALGILLMSAMVSRNSALSNVSVVAVDALISIPTVLIALILAVPMGASVAVIIIACGIGYGLNLARIARPQALLAANSDYVGSALSYGASGFSVMLHHILPNAMPTIMVQLSLSAGTAVLAESGLTYLGVGVPSGVPSWGHSLATSVKFINVYPLTVLWPGLIVTLVVVALNVFGDVLRDAIDPVTNPELREV from the coding sequence ATGGCTCGATCGTCGAAACAAGGATCGGGGAATGCGAAAGATAGGCCTTCAAGCAAACTCATTATTGTATTACGTTCGATATGGCGTCGTGGCGAAGGCAAGTTCGCGTTGGCCGTGTTGGCGCTGTGGGTTGCGGTCTCGCTGATTTCGCTGGTTTGGACGCCGCAATCGCTGTGGAAAACTGACGGCTACCACGTCTGGGCCAAGCCGTCAGCTGAGCATTGGCTTGGCACCGATGGAACCGGTGCGGACGTGTTCAGCTGGCTGATGGCCGGAGCGCGAACGAATCTGTTCATCGCCGTGTTGGCGGTGGTTTTCGCGGGGGCGCTGGGCATATTGCTGATGAGCGCGATGGTTTCCCGCAATTCGGCGCTGTCGAACGTTTCGGTGGTTGCGGTCGACGCGCTGATTTCCATTCCGACTGTTCTGATTGCCTTGATTCTGGCGGTTCCGATGGGTGCTTCCGTTGCTGTCATTATCATTGCTTGCGGCATTGGCTATGGCCTCAATCTGGCACGTATAGCACGCCCGCAGGCGCTACTGGCAGCCAATTCCGACTATGTCGGCTCTGCGCTTTCTTATGGTGCTTCCGGTTTCTCGGTGATGCTGCACCATATACTGCCCAACGCGATGCCGACCATCATGGTACAGCTCTCACTCTCCGCCGGCACCGCGGTGCTCGCCGAATCGGGCCTGACCTATCTCGGCGTCGGCGTGCCGAGCGGCGTGCCGAGCTGGGGCCATTCGCTGGCCACGTCGGTCAAGTTCATCAACGTCTACCCGTTGACCGTGCTTTGGCCAGGTCTTATCGTCACGCTCGTGGTGGTGGCGCTGAACGTCTTTGGCGACGTGCTGCGCGATGCCATCGACCCCGTGACGAATCCAGAATTGCGGGAGGTGTGA